One window of the Lactococcus lactis genome contains the following:
- a CDS encoding MFS transporter, translating into MKINKHALTFGLITTFLTGLGFTIISPVVPFMVAPFANAHDQALIVSSLMAIYALCTFFAAPALGSLSDRFGRKPILLISLAGSALGYLIFGLAGSLWMLFLGRIIDGLTGGNIVTLFAYFADITDEENRTKVFGWTAAAVGVGTISGPTVGGLLAHFGNSVPFYFGALISIANLLYGAFVMNESLPETHRTRNFSLKQLNPFTQLFQLLRMKNLNRLLFAGILLWLPNGALQAIISQFSLDSFAWTPVLIGLAISIMGLMDILTQIFIMPRLLKLANEDKLIRLALVCEIIAYLLFALSAFSKMWPFFILAMFIFAFGDSIFGTAFNGKLSKSATSSEQGKLQGGSQALQALTRVIGPLIGGQIYISFGHFAPALMGFIFLIIALLVLSKTKSDQE; encoded by the coding sequence ATGAAAATTAATAAACACGCCCTCACTTTTGGGCTTATCACCACTTTCCTGACAGGACTTGGTTTTACAATCATCTCACCAGTCGTTCCTTTTATGGTCGCACCTTTTGCTAATGCTCATGACCAAGCACTCATTGTTTCTAGTTTAATGGCAATCTATGCACTATGTACTTTCTTTGCCGCTCCTGCTCTTGGTTCTTTATCAGACCGCTTTGGTCGTAAACCTATCTTACTGATTTCTTTAGCTGGCTCTGCTCTTGGTTATCTTATCTTTGGCTTAGCTGGTAGTCTCTGGATGCTTTTTCTCGGACGAATCATTGATGGTTTAACTGGTGGAAATATCGTGACCCTTTTTGCTTACTTCGCTGATATTACTGATGAAGAAAATCGAACTAAAGTTTTTGGTTGGACAGCCGCCGCTGTTGGTGTTGGAACAATTTCTGGCCCAACAGTTGGAGGACTTCTAGCTCATTTTGGCAATTCAGTTCCCTTTTACTTCGGCGCCCTAATCTCAATCGCCAATCTTCTTTACGGTGCATTCGTAATGAACGAGAGCTTGCCCGAAACTCATCGCACACGTAATTTTTCCCTTAAACAACTCAATCCTTTCACTCAACTTTTTCAGCTCTTACGCATGAAAAATCTCAATCGTCTGCTCTTTGCCGGTATCTTACTTTGGCTACCAAATGGTGCACTCCAAGCAATTATTAGTCAATTTTCATTAGATTCTTTTGCTTGGACGCCTGTATTAATTGGTCTAGCCATATCCATCATGGGTTTAATGGATATCTTGACTCAAATCTTTATCATGCCAAGACTTCTAAAATTAGCTAATGAAGATAAACTCATCCGTTTGGCACTAGTCTGCGAAATTATTGCTTACCTTCTTTTCGCACTTTCTGCTTTTTCTAAAATGTGGCCCTTCTTCATTCTGGCAATGTTTATCTTTGCTTTTGGAGATAGTATTTTTGGAACTGCCTTTAACGGTAAACTTTCAAAATCAGCGACTTCTTCCGAACAAGGTAAACTTCAAGGTGGCAGTCAAGCACTTCAAGCACTTACTCGCGTGATAGGCCCTTTAATTGGTGGACAAATCTATATCAGCTTTGGTCATTTCGCTCCAGCACTCATGGGATTTATCTTTCTAATTATCGCTCTACTTGTGCTATCAAAAACAAAGTCAGACCAAGAATGA
- a CDS encoding MarR family transcriptional regulator encodes MTNLQQNQEQIMTSLTDLFNKIDAYYKPQMEAEFSNISLSEIETIEFIAKTPYPNVTKLAHHLYMTRGAASKIAKKLLKKNLVESYQIPQNKKEIYFRLTKEGQEINDRHESLHQKFSEKDQVIFDELTDESVSNILEFLNKYNNHLDSAIRNNIEK; translated from the coding sequence ATGACCAATCTTCAACAAAATCAGGAACAAATCATGACTTCTTTAACTGATTTATTTAATAAGATTGATGCCTATTACAAGCCGCAAATGGAGGCTGAATTCTCAAATATTTCGTTATCAGAAATTGAAACGATTGAATTTATTGCTAAAACCCCTTATCCAAATGTGACCAAATTAGCGCATCATCTCTACATGACACGTGGTGCTGCCAGTAAAATCGCTAAAAAACTGCTCAAAAAAAATCTCGTTGAATCTTATCAAATTCCTCAAAATAAAAAGGAAATCTATTTTCGCTTAACAAAAGAGGGTCAAGAAATTAATGACCGTCACGAAAGTTTGCACCAAAAATTTTCAGAAAAGGATCAAGTTATCTTCGATGAATTAACTGATGAGTCTGTCAGCAATATTTTAGAATTTCTCAATAAATACAATAATCATCTTGATTCTGCTATTCGGAATAATATTGAAAAATAA
- a CDS encoding cation diffusion facilitator family transporter encodes MAASSTNNLKLAEKGVWVSIIAYIVLSIGQIAFAAIVHSSALQANGFNNVTDIMGNIAILIGLRLARIPADSDHVYGHWKIESIASLISSFIMFFVGFEVLRETVMTLLSGKEEAIDPLGALVGLFSAFVMLGVYLYNRALAKKTNSQALSAASKDNLSDAVTSIGTVVAILASSVGWEWLDTAMAVVICGFILKTAYDIFHESVFSLSDGFDENLVEEYREAICLVPKVKGVKLVRGRSYGSNIFLDVVVEMSPDLSVFESHEATEFIEKMLIDNYGVYDVDVHVEPAALPEEEHYASRSLELLAKEEQFLNLENLDKLTDSTFQEILADGKIINASDKLKDFVKITDENSVSKNNDSKNSLTSLSVIPLAINHYSSSQVSKKTFILTYDYWKNEQNFVVTSIWRRNDYWRCIYRQTTLKREEK; translated from the coding sequence ATGGCAGCTTCAAGTACAAACAATCTGAAACTCGCTGAAAAAGGAGTTTGGGTTTCTATTATCGCTTATATTGTTTTATCCATTGGACAAATTGCTTTTGCAGCAATTGTGCATTCTAGTGCTCTTCAAGCTAATGGTTTTAATAATGTGACTGATATTATGGGAAATATTGCAATTTTGATTGGTCTTCGACTTGCTCGAATTCCAGCAGATAGTGATCATGTTTATGGTCACTGGAAAATTGAGTCAATCGCTAGCTTAATTTCTAGTTTTATCATGTTTTTCGTTGGTTTTGAGGTTTTAAGAGAAACAGTTATGACACTTCTTTCTGGTAAAGAAGAAGCCATAGACCCACTGGGAGCTCTTGTTGGTCTATTCTCAGCTTTTGTCATGCTGGGCGTTTATCTTTATAATCGGGCATTGGCTAAAAAAACGAACTCACAAGCGCTGTCAGCAGCAAGTAAGGACAATCTCTCTGATGCGGTGACTTCTATTGGAACTGTGGTTGCTATTTTAGCAAGTAGTGTAGGCTGGGAGTGGCTTGATACTGCGATGGCTGTAGTTATTTGTGGTTTCATTTTAAAGACTGCTTATGATATTTTCCATGAATCTGTTTTTAGTCTCTCTGATGGTTTTGATGAAAATCTTGTCGAAGAATATCGCGAAGCAATTTGCTTAGTTCCAAAGGTAAAAGGGGTTAAGCTTGTCCGAGGTCGTTCTTATGGAAGTAATATTTTCCTTGATGTAGTGGTTGAAATGTCTCCTGATTTAAGTGTTTTCGAGAGTCATGAAGCGACCGAGTTCATTGAGAAAATGTTAATTGACAATTATGGTGTTTATGATGTTGATGTCCACGTTGAACCTGCTGCCTTACCTGAAGAGGAACATTACGCCAGTCGCTCACTTGAACTTTTGGCAAAAGAAGAACAGTTTTTAAATCTGGAAAATTTGGATAAATTAACTGACAGCACTTTTCAAGAAATTCTTGCTGATGGAAAAATCATCAATGCTTCTGATAAATTGAAAGATTTTGTAAAAATTACTGACGAAAATTCTGTCAGTAAAAATAATGACTCTAAAAATTCATTGACAAGTCTGTCAGTAATTCCATTAGCAATAAATCACTATAGTAGTTCACAAGTCAGCAAGAAAACATTTATTTTAACTTATGATTACTGGAAAAATGAACAAAATTTTGTGGTTACAAGTATCTGGCGACGCAATGACTATTGGCGCTGTATTTATAGACAGACAACTTTAAAAAGAGAGGAAAAGTGA
- a CDS encoding PadR family transcriptional regulator — MAEIPKEMLRAQTNVILLNVLKQGDNYVYGIIKQVKEASNGEMELNEATLYTIFKRLEKDGIISSYWGDESQGGRRKYYRLTEIGHENMRLAFESWSRVDEIIENLEANKKDESNK; from the coding sequence ATGGCAGAAATACCAAAGGAAATGTTACGCGCCCAAACCAATGTCATTTTGCTCAATGTCTTAAAACAAGGGGATAATTATGTTTATGGCATTATCAAGCAAGTCAAAGAAGCCTCAAATGGAGAAATGGAGCTTAATGAAGCCACGCTCTATACAATTTTTAAAAGACTTGAAAAGGATGGGATTATCAGTTCTTATTGGGGAGACGAAAGCCAAGGTGGCCGTCGTAAATACTACCGCTTGACAGAAATTGGTCATGAAAATATGCGACTTGCTTTTGAATCTTGGTCTAGAGTCGATGAAATTATTGAAAATTTAGAAGCAAATAAAAAAGATGAATCTAATAAATAA
- the lmrC gene encoding multidrug efflux ABC transporter LmrCD subunit C: MKHKWVALFSIVSTFIYAGVQLYQPQIMKRIMTVMSSTTYSRHQMADKVSGYGVELLVVAGIGIIFAIFSTLSAARIAQEIGADVREATYKKINTFSYENVEKFNAGNLVVRMTNDVTQVQNLMMMVFQILMRIPVLLIGAVVLSITTLPRLWWITVLLIVLIVLVTAVLMGRMGPHFMAFQKLMDRINAIAKQNLRGSRVVKSFVQEKNQIKDFDETSDELYDHNWAVGKLFSAMIPLFTVIAQGAIWLAIYFVSTFVTESTTVAQDSIGGIATFMTYMGMIMFAIIMGGMISMFASRGMVSIGRINEVLNTDPAMKFDENAKDEVLSGSVKFDHVSFSYPNDEEPTLKDISFEVEPGQMVGIVGATGAGKSTLAQLIPRLFDPTEGTVSVGGKDLKTVSRGTLKKNISIVLQKAILFSGTIAGNIKQGKADATDEEMTRAARIAQAAEFITTKDGQYDSEVEERGNNFSGGQKQRLSITRGVVKNPNVLILDDSTSALDAKSEKLVQEALNKDLKDTTTIIIAQKISSVVHADNILVLDQGKLVGQGTHQELVAENKIYQEIYDTQKAQED; encoded by the coding sequence ATGAAGCATAAATGGGTTGCCTTATTCTCAATCGTTTCAACCTTTATTTATGCAGGAGTACAGCTTTACCAGCCCCAAATCATGAAACGAATTATGACCGTAATGTCATCAACAACTTATAGCCGTCATCAAATGGCTGACAAGGTTTCAGGATATGGAGTTGAGCTTTTGGTTGTTGCTGGGATAGGGATAATTTTTGCTATCTTTAGTACACTTTCAGCGGCACGTATTGCCCAAGAAATTGGAGCAGACGTTCGTGAAGCGACTTACAAAAAAATCAATACATTTTCTTATGAAAATGTTGAAAAGTTCAATGCCGGAAACCTTGTTGTTCGGATGACAAATGACGTCACACAAGTTCAAAACTTGATGATGATGGTTTTCCAAATTTTGATGCGGATTCCAGTCCTTTTGATTGGTGCGGTTGTTCTTTCTATCACGACTCTTCCAAGATTATGGTGGATTACAGTTCTTTTAATTGTTTTAATCGTATTAGTCACAGCCGTTTTAATGGGACGCATGGGCCCTCACTTTATGGCTTTCCAAAAATTGATGGACCGTATTAACGCCATTGCTAAACAAAACTTGCGTGGTTCACGTGTCGTTAAATCATTCGTTCAAGAAAAAAATCAAATCAAAGATTTTGATGAAACTTCTGATGAACTTTACGATCATAACTGGGCAGTAGGAAAACTCTTCTCAGCAATGATTCCACTCTTTACTGTGATTGCTCAAGGAGCAATTTGGCTTGCTATTTACTTTGTTTCAACTTTTGTAACAGAGTCAACAACAGTTGCCCAAGATAGTATTGGTGGGATTGCTACATTCATGACTTATATGGGAATGATTATGTTTGCCATTATCATGGGTGGTATGATTTCAATGTTTGCTTCACGTGGTATGGTATCAATTGGTCGTATTAATGAAGTGTTAAATACTGATCCAGCCATGAAATTTGATGAAAATGCTAAAGATGAAGTTCTTTCAGGTTCTGTCAAATTTGACCATGTGTCATTCTCTTATCCAAATGATGAAGAACCAACACTTAAAGATATTAGCTTTGAAGTAGAACCTGGTCAAATGGTTGGGATTGTCGGAGCGACTGGTGCTGGTAAATCTACATTGGCACAATTGATTCCAAGACTCTTTGACCCAACAGAAGGTACCGTTTCAGTTGGTGGAAAAGATCTTAAAACAGTTAGCCGTGGAACATTGAAGAAAAATATTTCTATTGTTCTTCAAAAAGCAATTCTCTTCTCAGGAACAATTGCTGGAAATATTAAACAGGGGAAAGCCGATGCAACTGATGAAGAAATGACTCGTGCTGCACGCATTGCCCAAGCCGCAGAATTTATTACAACTAAAGATGGTCAATATGATTCTGAAGTTGAAGAACGCGGAAATAACTTCTCAGGTGGTCAAAAGCAAAGACTTTCAATCACACGTGGAGTTGTTAAAAATCCAAATGTCTTAATTTTAGATGACTCAACATCAGCCCTTGATGCTAAATCTGAAAAACTTGTTCAAGAAGCTTTGAATAAAGACCTTAAAGACACAACCACAATTATTATTGCTCAAAAGATTTCATCAGTGGTTCATGCAGATAATATTTTGGTTCTTGACCAAGGAAAACTTGTTGGTCAAGGAACTCACCAAGAATTAGTTGCTGAGAATAAAATTTACCAAGAAATCTACGACACACAGAAAGCACAGGAGGACTAA